One genomic window of Gracilinema caldarium DSM 7334 includes the following:
- a CDS encoding acetate--CoA ligase family protein produces the protein MSLEPQVEQKINAVFEKAFAAGRRTLYEFEVYELLNIMGLRVPNYLYITDPTTLSEEQLALFLPRAVLKIVSPDIAHKSKVGGVKMIDVEDPLYVRFVMEVMRQEVCSHFPADAQPTIDGFLLAQLIPFSQALGNEVLIGIKEDIAFGPTVTLTKGGDDAEFFAKYYDPPNLALAPLSREEAFHITHSLKIRHKFAPELQDDYCNKMGEALYAISQLAYEYSFSRDPKPAYHLLQMDVNPFVFAKTAGHPFVAVDGFAQFIPAEERDICSTCKDPSSLTAFFEPQGIAVAGVSSDASKYNMARIIVGLLTELGRDDIYCLNPKGGSTEIAGKTYPLYPAIQDIPVKCSLYVFAAPAARTVEFLETVPDGSAVILISGIPTDIRFSDFAAIVAQHSQRGLRIIGPNCMGVFFAPDQKRKGVNTLFLGDDRLPIRWTEHSNVALFTQSGAMGITAVERAPYWPIYRTIVSFGNKVDVNVPDLVSYFNEEPSIAVMAMYLEGLGPGEGRAFFEVARESTKPLIVYKAGRTEAGAKAAASHTASMSGDYEVFQAACSQAGIMLIDELPDFYNAVKAFSMLDRWRPKGLWVGGVVNAGLDATMGADLLGNLKSAVYTTETNQALERLNEHGLLNVGASFLDVTPMTGDRLFANIVDTILGDPQVDCAFVAIVPHVETLKTTEDLCRDPDALGPLLVQVAAKHKKPLVLSVNAGSRYQGLVRVLEEGGLPVYQDIRSAMRTLDTFCSYWAKNK, from the coding sequence ATGAGTCTGGAGCCACAGGTTGAACAGAAGATTAACGCCGTGTTTGAAAAAGCCTTTGCCGCAGGACGCCGTACCTTATATGAGTTTGAAGTGTATGAACTCTTAAACATTATGGGACTCCGGGTCCCTAACTACCTCTACATTACCGATCCCACTACTCTATCTGAAGAACAGCTTGCACTTTTTCTGCCCCGGGCGGTCCTAAAAATTGTATCCCCCGATATTGCCCATAAGTCCAAGGTGGGGGGAGTGAAAATGATCGATGTGGAAGATCCTCTCTACGTCCGCTTTGTTATGGAAGTGATGCGCCAGGAAGTCTGTTCACATTTTCCAGCGGATGCACAGCCAACAATTGATGGATTTCTCCTGGCTCAGTTAATTCCCTTTTCCCAGGCCCTGGGGAATGAAGTGCTCATTGGAATTAAAGAAGACATCGCCTTTGGCCCCACGGTGACCCTTACGAAGGGCGGGGATGATGCGGAGTTTTTTGCCAAATATTACGACCCGCCGAATCTGGCTTTAGCGCCCCTTTCCCGAGAAGAAGCCTTTCACATTACCCACAGCCTGAAAATCCGTCACAAATTTGCTCCGGAACTTCAGGATGATTACTGCAACAAAATGGGTGAAGCCCTCTATGCTATATCCCAACTTGCCTATGAGTATTCCTTTAGCCGGGATCCCAAACCGGCCTATCATCTCCTTCAGATGGATGTAAATCCCTTTGTCTTTGCTAAAACCGCGGGTCATCCCTTTGTTGCCGTCGACGGGTTTGCCCAATTTATACCAGCAGAAGAACGGGACATCTGTAGCACCTGTAAAGACCCCAGTTCCCTTACAGCCTTTTTTGAGCCCCAGGGCATTGCAGTAGCCGGAGTCTCTTCTGACGCATCCAAATACAACATGGCCCGGATTATCGTAGGCCTCTTAACCGAACTTGGCCGGGACGACATTTATTGCCTGAACCCCAAGGGCGGCAGTACCGAAATCGCCGGTAAAACCTATCCCCTCTACCCCGCTATTCAGGATATCCCCGTAAAGTGTTCCCTCTATGTCTTTGCCGCCCCCGCAGCTCGAACGGTGGAATTCCTCGAGACCGTTCCTGACGGCTCGGCGGTTATTCTTATTTCAGGGATCCCTACAGATATCCGCTTCAGCGACTTTGCGGCCATCGTCGCCCAGCACAGCCAGAGGGGACTCAGAATCATCGGGCCCAACTGCATGGGAGTATTCTTTGCCCCAGACCAGAAACGAAAAGGAGTAAACACCCTCTTTTTAGGTGATGACCGACTGCCGATCCGCTGGACCGAACATTCCAATGTGGCCCTCTTTACCCAGTCCGGAGCCATGGGCATTACCGCAGTCGAGCGGGCCCCCTATTGGCCCATCTACCGGACCATCGTCTCCTTCGGAAATAAGGTTGATGTCAATGTCCCCGATCTGGTGAGCTACTTTAATGAGGAGCCATCCATTGCGGTAATGGCCATGTACCTGGAAGGCCTTGGCCCCGGAGAAGGCAGGGCCTTCTTTGAAGTTGCCCGGGAAAGCACCAAGCCCCTCATTGTGTACAAGGCTGGCAGAACTGAGGCCGGGGCCAAGGCCGCGGCAAGTCACACGGCGAGCATGTCCGGAGATTATGAAGTCTTCCAGGCCGCCTGTTCCCAGGCTGGGATTATGCTGATTGATGAACTGCCAGACTTCTACAACGCCGTAAAAGCCTTTTCGATGCTGGACCGGTGGCGACCAAAAGGGCTCTGGGTCGGTGGTGTGGTCAATGCAGGGCTCGATGCCACCATGGGGGCAGACCTGCTTGGAAACCTGAAAAGTGCAGTGTACACCACTGAAACAAACCAGGCCCTGGAAAGGCTCAACGAGCATGGTCTTTTAAATGTGGGAGCCTCATTTCTGGATGTGACACCCATGACCGGCGATCGGCTCTTTGCAAACATTGTGGATACCATTCTGGGAGACCCCCAGGTAGACTGTGCTTTCGTCGCCATCGTTCCCCATGTGGAAACCTTAAAAACCACCGAAGATCTGTGCAGGGATCCCGACGCTCTGGGCCCGCTTCTGGTACAGGTGGCCGCAAAACATAAAAAGCCCCTGGTGCTTTCAGTTAACGCCGGATCCCGATACCAGGGACTGGTTCGGGTGCTGGAAGAGGGGGGGCTTCCGGTGTACCAGGATATCCGTTCTGCCATGCGAACCCTGGACACCTTCTGCAGTTATTGGGCAAAGAATAAATAA
- a CDS encoding thiamine-binding protein: MKIDVNAIPSAMAIQCLPMGLATKAETYAVVDSVIQMIQASGLSYEVGPFETVIEGPLPQLLELAGQVHAHMLEQGVSTAASYIKLWSGTNMGTTEEKVGKYRK; encoded by the coding sequence ATGAAAATTGATGTAAATGCTATACCCTCAGCGATGGCTATTCAATGTCTTCCCATGGGACTTGCAACAAAAGCAGAGACCTATGCAGTAGTCGACAGCGTTATACAAATGATTCAAGCATCGGGGCTCTCCTATGAGGTAGGGCCCTTTGAAACAGTGATAGAAGGTCCCCTGCCCCAACTCCTCGAATTGGCAGGACAGGTTCATGCCCACATGCTAGAACAAGGAGTCAGTACCGCCGCCAGCTATATAAAACTCTGGAGCGGCACCAATATGGGTACAACGGAAGAAAAGGTGGGAAAGTATAGAAAATAA
- a CDS encoding energy-coupling factor transporter transmembrane component T family protein gives MNKSHTVDNNTEYCQRQQQSWKPNPLALLLAQLFIMIPVLFAMDKLTPLSYLALGLINLFLVARLEFQRFIRLVLPLSTLSFGLFFMNLFFPAEGVNGLDRAIAVFLRSFTLICLSSGYILAASPYDIIRALMQNWHLSYRFGFSLFAGWNTIPLLKRDIEIAQKAQEIRLAGSRGKTRKQFRTALPKRSLTRLPITILSGAILHGERLSLSMAGRGLEKAHKRTFIHRIVWSKKDTLYDIGVGFTALILWLGLIRVGIFVFELG, from the coding sequence ATGAACAAAAGCCACACAGTCGACAATAACACGGAATACTGCCAGAGACAGCAACAAAGCTGGAAACCAAACCCCCTGGCATTGCTCCTCGCCCAACTGTTTATTATGATACCAGTCCTCTTTGCCATGGATAAACTCACCCCCCTCTCTTACCTGGCCTTGGGACTCATCAACCTGTTTCTTGTGGCTCGCCTTGAATTCCAGCGTTTCATCCGCCTGGTTCTGCCCCTTTCAACGTTGTCCTTTGGACTTTTTTTTATGAATCTGTTCTTTCCCGCTGAGGGGGTAAACGGCCTAGACCGGGCGATTGCAGTGTTTCTCAGAAGTTTTACACTGATATGTCTTTCCTCAGGATACATCCTAGCGGCAAGTCCCTATGACATTATCAGAGCTCTCATGCAGAACTGGCATCTTAGTTACCGCTTTGGCTTTTCTCTTTTCGCAGGGTGGAATACGATTCCCCTCTTAAAACGGGATATCGAAATTGCCCAGAAGGCCCAGGAAATTCGCCTAGCAGGATCACGGGGTAAAACTAGAAAACAATTCCGAACGGCATTGCCCAAGCGGTCTTTGACCAGGCTGCCCATTACCATTCTCTCTGGGGCTATATTGCATGGGGAACGGCTCAGTCTCTCCATGGCTGGCCGCGGGCTTGAAAAGGCTCATAAGCGAACCTTTATCCACCGAATTGTTTGGTCAAAAAAAGATACACTGTATGATATAGGAGTAGGCTTTACTGCCCTCATACTCTGGCTCGGACTTATACGAGTGGGGATCTTCGTTTTTGAACTGGGTTAG